The Dehalococcoidia bacterium genome contains a region encoding:
- a CDS encoding ABC transporter substrate-binding protein, translating to MESKYRLKTLGRHIYKRLLPVLSLIVLPAVLLLNCQCQFKPEQPPDEVILQLKGRHQAQFAGFYLAQEKGYYAQENINVTFLEGEKDLAIVQRIVYDKADFGVIAPESVLVARSQDQPVTAIAAIYRQSPIVYVALFDSGILRPRDFLGKTVATLDASGSQQDLQVQYYIMMKRLGLDISKTKLIAWDPVFTMFYGHEADITSCYSNTSLIEMRQKGLMLNLIWPSDYGVYFYSDLVVTRESLIKENPGLVARFLRATLRGWQDVVEDYEQAIPAVLKYNKDKDPQLQAAILEAQLPLVHTGDDYIGWMKPDDWQAMYQILLDYELLAKPFDVNLAYTMQFLDEIYGSEGK from the coding sequence ATGGAAAGTAAATACCGTTTAAAAACTTTGGGAAGACATATATATAAAAGGTTATTACCTGTATTATCACTTATCGTGTTGCCGGCCGTCCTGCTTCTGAACTGCCAGTGCCAGTTCAAGCCCGAGCAGCCGCCGGATGAAGTGATCCTGCAACTGAAAGGGAGGCACCAGGCGCAGTTCGCCGGCTTCTACCTGGCCCAGGAGAAAGGATATTATGCGCAGGAAAACATCAATGTTACCTTTCTCGAGGGTGAGAAAGATCTGGCCATCGTGCAGCGAATAGTTTACGACAAGGCGGATTTCGGTGTGATTGCCCCTGAATCCGTCCTGGTAGCGCGCAGTCAGGATCAACCGGTAACCGCCATTGCCGCTATATACAGGCAGAGTCCGATTGTCTATGTTGCTTTATTCGATTCGGGTATACTGCGACCGCGGGACTTTCTGGGGAAGACGGTGGCCACGCTGGATGCCAGCGGATCACAGCAGGACCTCCAGGTACAATATTATATTATGATGAAAAGGCTGGGCCTGGATATCTCCAAAACAAAACTGATAGCCTGGGATCCGGTCTTTACGATGTTTTACGGCCATGAGGCGGATATCACCTCCTGTTATTCGAATACAAGCCTGATCGAGATGAGACAGAAGGGATTAATGCTCAACCTTATCTGGCCAAGCGACTACGGCGTTTACTTCTACTCGGACCTGGTGGTAACCCGAGAGAGCCTGATCAAAGAGAATCCCGGTCTGGTGGCCCGCTTCCTGCGCGCTACACTCAGGGGCTGGCAGGACGTCGTTGAGGACTACGAGCAGGCCATACCTGCCGTCCTGAAATATAACAAGGACAAGGACCCGCAGCTACAGGCGGCGATATTGGAAGCCCAGCTGCCGCTGGTGCATACCGGGGACGATTATATCGGCTGGATGAAGCCGGATGACTGGCAGGCTATGTATCAGATCCTTCTGGATTACGAACTGCTGGCCAAGCCGTTTGATGTAAACCTGGCCTATACCATGCAATTCCTGGATGAGATCTACGGAAGTGAAGGCAAGTGA